The DNA window TGCAGAGTCTAAAATACTTCAGGATAATTTGTGAAGGAGTTATTAAATAATTAGAATGCTCACAATGTTGCATTTGGGTACTACTAAAGCAAATGATGGCCATTTTGAAATCCAAGCACATGGGACTTAAACACAattgtctttttaattaaattgttgcttgggttgttttttcccttaccTAAATTCACCTGTCAAAAGCCAGcaacttttaaaatggaagattGAGGAATAATCTTTGCATGCAGCTCTTAGATACACTTCACCATCTTACATACAGCTTATAATGTTTACctgtgatgaaaacaaaattaggaTATGTCAAAATTGAAAACTGTCTAAATTCACTACTGTGAATACACTTATTCTGAAAGAGTATAAATGACttgcattaaagaaaatcaCAGCTTATACAAGTTGAGTAGtgctttataaaattaaaatgtagaaatgtaaaaaaaaaatgtagtgaacATGAGGCAGATAGCTTCACCTGCAGGACATAGCTGTTAAGGAACGGCACTTTCCATTGCTGGACAACTGCTCTCATGCTGACAGTTTAAGAGGAACAGATTTACATTTGCTGACGTCTTAGAGAAGAAATGGTATCATGGCTTCAGTCAAGTCATTAGGAGGAGGCACAAATGAGCCAATGTAGTGGAAATCTGTGTTGAACGTGATCTTCTAACATTAATCTGTTTGTGATTGAAAGAGTAGCTCCAAACAGATTTGTGAAAGACTGTATGCAATTTGGCTAGACGGAAGGAGAGATTTGTCAGAAAAGTCAGAAAGTTCAGCacataaaaagctttttgtatGACATGACttgcattctgtttttaaaatagcatcaCTGGTACTCGCTTTTTATTTGCAAGTTACAATAGCAATGCATTCGCTATGCACTTGGTTAAAAATATCGAGAGAATGTAAGGccctctttcattttcctaCATCCTTACCAGAACAATCTCGAATTTATGATATGACTGGTTAACTGAGTGCTAGGAAGTGTGGACTGTTATTTTGATACAGGCAAACTATGGAGTGAGAATATGATTTTCTATGCTGTCCTTCTTGCTGAGCTTCAGCAAGTGGTGGTggggtgttgtttgtttgtttgtttggctggttGGTTTTGCTCGCTGTATTATTCCAGCTATTCTTATTTCCTTCTGCTATCTTCAGTCATCCTGGCACGTGAACATATTGTTATTAAACTTGCTCTTTGCACATCTATATTGAATTTGCTCTTTGGAGGCTATTACAGTTGTTTAGGCACAGATATGTATAATCTGATACACTTGTCAAGCCTTGAGATATGCAGCAAAGAATTTTTCTGGAGTGTTAGTAATGCACTAgacaaagaagacaaagaatCTTCAGTACTATTTTTGGAAACCAAtcaaatcttatttttgttttgattgcttATAGGATTTGCTTTATCTACACAAACCACAAGCAGCCTGACTTCATTCACACTTTGTATATATGATTTCCATAAATACTGACGGGAAATTTGACATCTAAACCAATAAAGCATATTAGACTTAAGTCactattagatttttttaaaatagagagaCATTTCTTATATGGGCAGGAAATTGCAGTAACACATTTACTGATTTATTACAGTATTGTAGTCTCACATCTCCCAAATGAATTGTCTTAGCTCTTCGCAGTTAATAGAATTTGAGGTTAACCAGGGAGCAGTACATCGCCATCATCACCGAGGATGAGGGACAATACAACAGACAAAGCTCCATTAATTGAGGGCTCTACTTAAACACGTCAACAGCTCCCTTTCTGGAATTCCAGATAAGCTGGTATCACttctttctgtttgaaagaCGACTTCCAGAAATAGACTAATCTTGAAAGGAGAAGTAACAAATCCAACATCAACCTTACGCAAATCTCAATTAAACCACTGAGAGTGATTAATTTGACCTCAGTGGGCTCTGGATCTGAGCGAGCCCAATTTCATGTGACATCTCTTGGTTACGACTTTCCTGCAGAGGCCCCCTGCTCATTTACTGGACATATTTTTAGTTTGCCTGAGTGGTAAATGAgattcaatttattttacagcttttctctCTATTATCTGTGCTGAACAGTTATGAACATTTGTATTGATCCACCTTGCTAACTCATTTATAACGCCTcgcttccttttccctttgtgcTGTAAGTGCGACTGTGAGTTCAGGCCCACACCAGGACCgagctttcctcctctctgagAGGACACTTTCACGCTGCCAGCTTCTTGATGATCTTCACTGCGGCAGAGTTTGTTTGAAACAGCCCCGAGCTCTGACAAAATTCACTCTGGCCTGCCGGGCTTCACTGATGCCTGAGCCGACCCACTTTCTGGAAGTGAGAAATCACAGACCTATGCTGACAGCACTTGGTACCTTCCGCTGCCGCGGCACAAAGGGACGCCTGGGCGGGAGAGGCAGGACAAAACTTtgcggccccggccccacgACGTGCCCAACCCCACCGCCGGCACCTACCCTAACaagccccggggccggccgccccctgcccggcccggcccggcccggcccccgccgcctcacgggcccggcccccagccgggggcaggcggcgccccggagccccccgcggccccttcccttcctttccccttcccttccctttccccgCCCCTCGCCGCGGGTCCCCTCGTCGGCGGGCGCGATGCGGCGGCGGCCGCTGCTGGCGCTGGGCCTGGCCCTGTGGGCGCTGGGCGCGGCGCACGGCCAGCACCGCGCCGACTACGACCGGGAGGCGCTGCTCGGCGGGCAGGtgggcggcgggcagggggcggcgggcgggggccgcGGCCCGCCGGGGTGgcctcggcggcggcggcggcttcACGGCGGTTCCCTCGCCCgcaggaggaggcggaggagtACGCGCGGCTCAGCCCGGAAGAGCAGCAGCGGCGGCTGCGGGCCATCGTCAGGAGGATCGATGCGGACGGCGACGGGCTGCTCAGCAAGGGTaggggcagggggctgaggggtGCAAGGGACGGGAAGGGCGGCGGGGGTCGTGCTCGTGCGATGGGCCCGGCGCTGGGCCTCACGGAAGGCAGCGGGACCCTCTCCGTGGAGAATCGCCGCGAGAAATGTAACCACCATCTTGCACAGCCTGTCAGAAATGCcgggagaaaaataataataataaaaaaggatatAGAGGATATCTCAGTCCCCAAGGATTCTGTTTTCCGTGACACAAGCAGCGAGGGCCATGgaaagcaggcaggaggagcactACCGCGGACAGCAGAGCTCTTCCCACCCTCCACAGTACCAGTTTTTGCAGCTGTACCTCTTCCTCACACCTCTGAAACCCCCTAGAATCAAGTGCTTTTTGAAATCCTTTTTGCACAACTAGGAGAGCAAGGCAAGGAGGTAAAGAAGGTACCTGCAGCCATAACATTGAATGCACACACTTGAACACCTACTAACATTGAGCCGCACTGTGGGATCATACGTGCTTTCCATCACAATATAGCATCAAATGTTATTTCCCAGACAAAGGTTTTATCAAACCTGTAAATTCAGGCACCATCACAACACTTCCTTCATCTAATTGTCATTGTAAAAATGTCGGTTTGTTCTGCTGgagtttaacaaaaaaaacatgtgtCTTGTGAACGTGCACACAGAGCAAACAGAATCCTTGTTCAAACTCCAGAACTGTGATATGTCACTGACATGATATCAAGCATACAGTAAGCTTTctgggtgggaggaggaagttcagttttaaagatAAGGTCAACTCTATCTCTTGAATGTCTTCCACTGGATGTGCTGAAACTAATCAGCTGCACACTTAGTTCAGTGTTCCTGTACCTGACTGAGTAGAGGTGAGGTAGTATGTGACTTTGGCAGGGTGGCTaacttgtaaaataaacaatgaGCACTTTGCAACATGAAGGCTCTAAGAGAAGAGgtctaatattttaaagtgcagAAATTCCCTCTGTACTCAATCCTGACGATACATACTGCATCTGGTTCTTAGCCTAATGGAAACttgctttcccctcccttcccaaaGGAAAATCACAGTGGAACGCTTTTTTACACTAAGAAACTTAGAAATTGATGGGAACAGTGATTTTTGGATACAAATTTACATTTAGAATTTTCTAtattcaatttcattttcataaaggTCTGAAAAGAAAGGTTAAATGACCCTAGAGTTGGATGGCTTCAGGTTTGAAAAGCCCTGGCCACATAATCATTTCAAGCTGACATAAATGCCAGCAGCCACCAAAAGGGGCAGGCTTGCATTGTTCAGGCCTCAGTAAGCTTGAAATAAGGGTAACCTCTCAGCTGAAAACTAAGAATCTTCCTTATGGGTTAAGTTCCTAGTTGACCTAGtttgctgtgcagctgcatgAACACTACCTGTAATCATTTCTTCCTAACCACTTCATTTGTGTGTCAGAGGGATGCGTCACCCTTTCTCTGGCAGCACCAAAATACACCAGAGTGAAGTAACCATCTAACTCTAGCCTGAGGGTATCAATAGGGAAACCGTACGGTACGACAGAAGACAAACTAAAAGCTGTAGCTGTGGTCTAATCTCTAACTCGGTTAACTTGAAAAAAAGGCATGGCACAGAGGAAGCAGGCTGTTTAACCAACCTCTTGCCTACGTACTTGTATCTGAATTACAAAGTATATTCCAAACTGAATAGACCTGTGGTATCTTTACAGTTTTTATACTATAgattattctgatttttgtttgttttactttattattttcacagatgAGCTGAGCTCCTGGATACAACAGTCCTTTAAACATTATGTTACACAAGAAGCTAAGCAACACTTCCACGACTATGACAAAGATGGTGATGGATTAGTGTCTTGGAAAGAGTACAATTTACAAATGTATGATCGTGTCATTGATTTTGATGAGAACACTGTCCTGGAGGATCAAGAAGAAGAATCATTTCGACAGGTAAAATGTTTCAGCATCAgtttctgaaagctgctggcaataggaaacaaaatttgtttgCTCTGACAGAACAGGATGGTTAGAGAAGCCATAGCAGCTGGCACATGTTTTAACACTTTCATTTATCTGAGATAGGGGAGTAATTAATGAAAAGTAATGGAGTATTAAACTGGCTgccaacaaaacacaaagacagCATGAAACTGTACCTCCTGAGTACATTTTGCTAGCTGAGTGGAGTATAAGTCTACTGGCAGTCTTATCACAGAGCAGAGCTTCCAGCAAATGTCTTAAAACAAGATGGCAATCTATTAAATTAGGTCCATGGCCTAACCAGTGTCCTGCCTGTAGCTGGGGCCAGTAGCACCGGTGTTGGTCAGCCTTGTACTGTACTCTTTAACCACCCACATTGCACTGCTTTATCcacttttcattcatttctgaagtATGTGGTGTGGGGATCAATATTgcctgcttttaaatttttctgtcCACTAGAGATCCACAGAGAAAGCATAgcaattcaaatatttttagcaatCCAACCCTGGTACATAAAACTGAATGTATAAACAATCGAAGTTATGGATTAATCTTGTATATGCAATTAAATACTTAAgaatggaaggaaggaggcaggagggacagggaaggaaggacacCACAAATCTCCCGTAGTaaaacttgtttgttttcaagttagACATTTGTAAGTACATGTAAATATTTCCCTAAAAGAGAATAAGTGAGTTCTTAGACTATTCTGGCCTgagtttttttctgagaaggaGTGCTTTGGTGGCTACTTCTAGTAAAGTAGTAGTCTTGAATATAGCGTTGACAGACGTTAAGCTGGAATAGACAATAAGCAATGAATTTTACACgctgaagaaaaatcaaactgtaaAGCTTTGGAGGTCACTGAATTAcatagcttttaaataaaacgaTTTTGAATGGAACTACTAGTCAAAATCTTAACCCCATGTTTGAGATGTTGCCATCATATTATGCTGAGGTAGAACTACTTATTTATAATTTGTGATGATTGCTTGCTTGGTTTTCCTACTTGCTGACTTCTTCAACCTACATTGGCAAAAGCAAAACTAGCAGCATTGCACCAGCATCATGTGTCAGCTGTCTTCAGCCATACTTTTGTAAATTAATGATCCTGCTCtagttaaaatggaaaagttgGACTTTGTTACTGATTTAGAATTGACATAAAGTAAACATGAATTTACCAGAGGGTGGCAGTCTTGTTCATCACAtctcaaaacactgaaaacaaacgTTTCCCCTCAACAGTTCAAGTTTATTTTGCAGCCTAGTACTGTCCCTAGCCAGTCCTTCTGAATTGCCTTCCAGTTTAACTCTTAGCTAAagtcagcttttctttaaacacaataaattattttgcagaataGTTAAGCTCTTATACTTTATTTGTTACACATGGTCTGCGTGAGTCAGATTAGCCTAACTAAACTGAGAAGATTCAATAAATAGGATAGAAGCTAAGAAGTACAACTTCaagtgcttatttttaaagtatttgtggTCTCTGGTTTGCTGGCTACTGCCTTATCCAGATCAGTCATACTGTTTAGTACAATACACTCAAACACAGGACTCCAAAATTTTCACAGCTCACATCGCATGCATTTTGAGTAGAGATTTGTTATCAGTGGTTTGGGTCGTTATTTTGTCTGAAGAGACTGTACAGAATGAAACCAGGGCAAAGAACAAGGGTTTTGCACATTTAGAATACAGAAGAAGGAAGTGCAAGACATTCAGAAATAGTAACTTGCCTGTTTATTGCGGATATTATCTCTTTTAAGAAGGCATGCTAATATTTATACTTAAAAGAGGTTACAGAAGTGACTTTGATTTGAAATAAGTTCAGATGTAATGGACAACAGTCTTGTATTAAAGGAATCTGCCTCATCCTTCAGCACTTAAAATGGCTTCAGAAAAGTCAGTTTACATATATGATATTTGAAGACTTTCTTGGAACTATGAAGAGCCCTTGATGTAAACGAGATATAGATTCAAAAGGTTAAATGtcctgaaaatgtaaatgttagaATTTGTGATGGCCACTCTAACAGTAATTGTACTCCACTAGGTTACTTTGGGAATTGGTGACTTATAGAAGTGGAAGCATGTATAAAGACAAGACTTCCTGGTCTTTTCATCATCTCCCTTTCATGTTTTTGAAGCCTTGGCTGAGAGTGTTTCAAATGTTCCTaactgaaatgaaggaaatttttATGGgattcttagaaaaaaaacctccttcCATTAAAAGTGCTATTCCCATTGCTCTGGATGAGCTCTTcttagtgaaaataaaacatcagtatAATACAAGAAAGTAATGTGGAACAATTAATGTTCTAATGAGTTTACAGCCAACTActgtaatgtttttccttttcattaagCACTCTAACTAAATCTATTTTCTAAGCTtcatttaaaggagaaaaagcgTTTTGAAAAAGCTAACAGGGATGATGTTCCTGATCTAAATGTGGATGAATTCATTGCTTTTGAACATCCTGAAGAAGTGGAGTATATGACGGTAAGATTTAGGAGGAGGTCTTTATCAGCTCTGTGTATATAGAGGCAACATCTTTTTAATGTCCCAGTGCTACAGGAAGTGTGCTTTTGAGCAGCTATGTATATTGCTTTTCCAGaccaaataaaaaatcagatgGTGTGTTGTGAATTCAGTGCTGGAGTTCAGAAGATGGAGCAGGAGTGCAgtgcttttcttgaaaatttatttcaagaactATTATGTGTCAAGAAGTGGTATTACACAACTATCTTAAACCTTTGGGATTACGCTGACATAAATATCTCTAAAATTCTGTTAGGTTGGAAACACATCAGTAAGATTTCAGCTTGAGAAAGTTGCAAGCCTAGTTCAGAGTTCAATTCTAGTTAGAGGGATTCACAATGAAGATGTCTTGATGCAGGAAAAAGGTCAAGTGCCAGTTAGCTTCACCTTACTTAAAGGGCCACAAGGGTCACTTttctggccaaaaaaaaaaaaaatcaaaactttctgAAACTTTGACTTTTCAGTGCTTGGAGTTTGGGGGATTATTATTCAAGCCAGGACCACTTTGGCATTGGTGATGCGTTTCATCACTGCTGTGACTGTTGGTGTCATTCCAGCTCAATACCCACAGCTGACCCCAGTTAAAAGtacactgctgcttttctgcaacaGAGCCTTCAGGTTTGGTTCTCTGATGCTGCAGAGCTAACTGCCAGCAGGAGCTCAGTGCAAACATAGCCTCTGTTTGTGTTGACATAATGCTTAATTATGAACAAACAAGAACAACTACAAGAACAGGCATGCTGGTCTCACTGGGAAATAAAGGACCAAgacacaaaacaatttttccaaCAACTTcaaaaagttacaaaatgcaaagaaattagtacatcaaaaaaataaataggattaTAGTTTTGTGCAAATTCATGTGCTCATAtagttttgaattttgtttaaGGATTCCAACTCTACGTACACCCTACAGATTTGATTTTCATAAAACCTGACATCCTAAACTCTAAGAATGGATCCATTCTGTGGCACAGGAACCAGTTACTGCACTAGTTCACGtaaaacagagaagcagattCGAAATGACATCTCATTAGTTTAAAGgacacattatttttctaaaatgatttatttctgtttctcttgatTGCAAGACTGATAAATTgatattttgccttttgtttgtgtgtatgcaAAAGGACTTTGTCATTCAGGAAGCTTTAGAAGAGCATGATAAAGACGGTGATGGATTTGTTAACCTGGAAGAATTCCTTGGTGATTACAGAAGAGACCCAAGTAAGGAAAGGGTTGGGGGGCAGGAACTGAACAAAAGCTTTTGGAATGGGATGAATTGTATGCacctttgttttcagcttttaacACCTCCACCTACAGGTTCCAAGTGACATTATCCTGTCAGTCAGAATAATTCAATTTCCTGGTACTGTGCCTAGTAGGTCATTATTTCAGTCTGCCCTGCGTGTATTTGGCAGTAGTTTGTGTACAGCCTACTGTTCCCTTGTAAATTACTTCTTTTCCCAACCACTGAAGCATAATCCTCATCAGTAGGCATGTAGCTAAAATAAGATACAGTTTTGCTAACTGAACACATCTCGGAAAACAGCCAGCATGAATGTAAGGTTAGCCTTTCCTAGTCTTGATTGGCTTAAAGCAGCTGTCAGCCTTGCTGCAGAAGGACTGAAGCTGTATGTATTttaagagagggagaggggaagtgTAAGGAGTCCCTTCACAGTACCAGGTATCAAAAGCCCatctgctttcacttttttttttttttcattcttgccCTTCCTTAAGCTTGCTCTATTCCtgtgttaacaaaaaaaaaaaaaaaaaaagagagagggacaTTTACCTGGTGTTTATCAATGCTTTTTTGTAGGTAAGTTGTtaatagataaatattttatacact is part of the Cygnus atratus isolate AKBS03 ecotype Queensland, Australia chromosome 11, CAtr_DNAZoo_HiC_assembly, whole genome shotgun sequence genome and encodes:
- the RCN2 gene encoding reticulocalbin-2 isoform X1, translating into MRRRPLLALGLALWALGAAHGQHRADYDREALLGGQEEAEEYARLSPEEQQRRLRAIVRRIDADGDGLLSKDELSSWIQQSFKHYVTQEAKQHFHDYDKDGDGLVSWKEYNLQMYDRVIDFDENTVLEDQEEESFRQLHLKEKKRFEKANRDDVPDLNVDEFIAFEHPEEVEYMTDFVIQEALEEHDKDGDGFVNLEEFLGDYRRDPTAREDPEWILVEKDRFVNDYDKDNDGKLSPQELLSWIVPNNQGIAQEEALHLIEEMDLNDDKKLSEAEILKNQDLFLNSEATDYGRQLHDERFYHEEL
- the RCN2 gene encoding reticulocalbin-2 isoform X2, with the protein product MRRRPLLALGLALWALGAAHGQHRADYDREALLGGQEEAEEYARLSPEEQQRRLRAIVRRIDADGDGLLSKDELSSWIQQSFKHYVTQEAKQHFHDYDKDGDGLVSWKEYNLQMYDRVIDFDENTVLEDQEEESFRQEKKRFEKANRDDVPDLNVDEFIAFEHPEEVEYMTDFVIQEALEEHDKDGDGFVNLEEFLGDYRRDPTAREDPEWILVEKDRFVNDYDKDNDGKLSPQELLSWIVPNNQGIAQEEALHLIEEMDLNDDKKLSEAEILKNQDLFLNSEATDYGRQLHDERFYHEEL